Proteins co-encoded in one Actinomadura luteofluorescens genomic window:
- a CDS encoding glycosyltransferase family 4 protein, with protein MQIEDETVPGGPSRGRVVMLVDNDVVRDSRVQKAAQSMADSGWEVHLLGSARGKRRRSWRIGGARVRLLPVQHVLLRDRHGVLRATLRRPLAYGHPKVADYRRRLVQSRRADLAAARLDRNSRGPARKVWLLGRRVTAKFQSRWVALRVRQTESLAAARLDPRSPVERLTIGFWLKVLGDRAWRVLNRNLWDWDSAYGKVIDRLEPDIVHANDFRMLGVAARSVRRARAKGRKVKLVWDAHEFLPGIRPWGSDPRWHPAMCAYEREYAGDADAVVTVSEALADRLVERHGLRGRPTVVLNAPITGGEPSTSDPVPDMREMCGVGPDTPIAVYSGAAAPQRGLDIMIEALPRLPGLHVALVVSSAGSEYVRGLVARAAELGAADRVHTLPYVPFDQVVPFLATADVGVIPIHHWPNHEIALITKFFEYSHARLPIVVSDVEAMGDMAKATGQGEVFRAEDLDDYVRAVEAVLADPRRYRAVYDDRPELLHEWTWEAQAEILDGVYSKLLPSAARPAPGAPPADPDDQLIGAQD; from the coding sequence ATGCAAATCGAAGACGAGACGGTTCCCGGCGGGCCGTCGCGCGGCCGCGTCGTCATGCTCGTCGACAACGACGTCGTGCGCGACTCCCGGGTGCAGAAGGCCGCGCAGTCGATGGCCGACTCCGGGTGGGAGGTGCACCTGCTCGGCAGCGCGCGGGGCAAGAGGCGCCGCTCCTGGAGGATCGGCGGCGCGCGGGTGCGGCTCCTGCCGGTGCAGCACGTGCTCCTGCGCGACCGGCACGGCGTCCTGCGCGCCACACTGCGCCGCCCGCTCGCCTACGGGCACCCGAAGGTGGCGGACTACCGGCGGCGGCTCGTGCAGTCCCGGCGCGCCGACCTCGCCGCCGCGCGCCTCGACCGGAACTCCCGCGGCCCGGCGCGCAAGGTGTGGCTGCTGGGCCGGCGGGTCACGGCGAAGTTCCAGTCGCGGTGGGTGGCGCTGCGGGTACGGCAGACCGAGTCGCTCGCCGCGGCCCGCCTCGACCCGCGCTCGCCGGTGGAGCGGCTCACGATCGGCTTCTGGCTGAAGGTGCTCGGCGACCGTGCGTGGCGCGTCCTGAACCGCAACCTGTGGGACTGGGACAGCGCCTACGGCAAGGTCATCGACAGGCTCGAACCCGACATCGTCCACGCCAACGACTTCCGCATGCTCGGCGTGGCCGCGCGCTCGGTGCGGCGGGCCCGCGCGAAGGGCCGGAAGGTGAAGCTCGTGTGGGACGCGCACGAGTTCCTGCCGGGCATCCGCCCCTGGGGCTCCGATCCGCGCTGGCACCCCGCCATGTGCGCGTACGAGCGCGAGTACGCGGGCGACGCCGACGCGGTCGTGACCGTCTCGGAGGCGCTCGCCGACCGGCTGGTCGAGCGGCATGGCCTGCGCGGCAGGCCGACCGTCGTGCTCAACGCCCCGATCACCGGGGGCGAGCCGAGCACGTCCGATCCGGTTCCCGACATGCGTGAGATGTGCGGCGTCGGGCCGGACACCCCGATCGCCGTCTACAGCGGCGCCGCCGCCCCGCAGCGCGGCCTCGACATCATGATCGAGGCGCTGCCGCGGCTGCCCGGGCTCCACGTGGCCCTGGTCGTCTCCTCGGCGGGGTCGGAGTACGTCCGCGGCCTGGTCGCCCGCGCCGCCGAACTCGGCGCCGCGGACCGCGTCCACACGCTGCCCTACGTGCCGTTCGACCAGGTCGTCCCGTTCCTGGCGACGGCCGACGTCGGCGTCATCCCGATCCACCACTGGCCCAACCACGAGATCGCGCTGATCACGAAGTTCTTCGAGTACTCGCACGCCCGGCTGCCGATCGTCGTGAGCGACGTGGAGGCGATGGGCGACATGGCGAAGGCCACCGGGCAGGGCGAGGTCTTCCGCGCCGAGGACCTCGACGACTACGTGCGGGCGGTCGAGGCCGTCCTCGCCGACCCGCGGCGGTACCGCGCGGTGTACGACGACCGGCCCGAACTGCTCCACGAATGGACGTGGGAGGCGCAGGCCGAGATCCTGGACGGCGTCTACTCCAAGCTGCTGCCGTCCGCCGCGAGGCCCGCTCCGGGCGCGCCCCCGGCGGATCCGGACGACCAGCTCATCGGCGCGCAGGACTGA
- a CDS encoding nucleotide sugar dehydrogenase: MRICVVALGKIGLPLAVQFARKGHRVIGADVDERVVAEVGAGREPFPGEAELDVHLGEAVRAGLLTATTDTAAAVAESEAVVVVVPLFVDAEGVPDFGWMDAATRSIAQGLRPGTLVSYETTLPVGTTRDRWAPMLAEGSGLTAGDGFHLVFSPERVLTGRVFADLRRYPKLVGGVDEASARHGVEFYEQVLDFDERPDLDRPNGVWDLGSAEAAELAKLAETTYRDVNIGLANQFARYADAAGVDVMKVIEACNTQPYSHIHKPGIAVGGHCIPVYPRMYLWNDPDATVVRAAREANTGMPEYAVGLLADAYGDLTGAGVLVLGAAYRGGVKETAFSGVFPTVEALRRRGAVPYVSDPLYTAGELEALGLPPHRGESVTAAIVQSDHAAYRELGADDLPGVKALVDGRRVTDATRWPGVHRVVIGAPDARTGS; this comes from the coding sequence ATGCGGATCTGCGTGGTCGCGCTCGGCAAGATCGGCCTTCCGCTCGCGGTGCAGTTCGCCCGCAAGGGCCACCGGGTGATCGGCGCCGACGTGGACGAACGCGTCGTGGCCGAGGTGGGCGCCGGTCGCGAGCCGTTCCCCGGCGAGGCGGAGCTGGACGTCCACCTCGGCGAGGCGGTGCGCGCCGGGCTGCTCACGGCGACGACCGACACGGCGGCGGCGGTCGCCGAGTCCGAGGCCGTCGTCGTGGTCGTGCCCCTGTTCGTGGACGCGGAGGGCGTCCCGGACTTCGGCTGGATGGACGCCGCGACGCGCTCCATCGCTCAGGGCCTGCGCCCCGGCACGCTCGTCAGCTACGAGACGACGCTGCCCGTCGGCACCACCCGGGACCGCTGGGCCCCGATGCTGGCGGAGGGGTCCGGCCTCACCGCCGGCGACGGCTTCCACCTGGTGTTCAGCCCCGAGCGCGTGCTGACCGGACGGGTGTTCGCCGACCTGCGCCGCTACCCCAAGCTCGTCGGCGGCGTCGACGAGGCGTCGGCCCGGCACGGCGTCGAGTTCTACGAGCAGGTCCTCGACTTCGACGAGCGGCCGGACCTCGACCGCCCGAACGGCGTCTGGGACCTCGGCTCCGCGGAGGCGGCGGAACTCGCCAAGCTCGCCGAGACGACCTACCGGGACGTCAACATCGGCCTCGCGAACCAGTTCGCGCGCTACGCCGACGCGGCGGGCGTGGACGTCATGAAGGTCATCGAGGCCTGCAACACCCAGCCGTACAGCCACATCCACAAGCCGGGCATCGCCGTCGGCGGCCACTGCATCCCGGTGTATCCGCGGATGTACCTGTGGAACGACCCGGACGCGACCGTCGTCCGCGCCGCCCGCGAGGCCAACACGGGCATGCCCGAGTACGCCGTCGGCCTCCTCGCCGACGCCTACGGCGACCTGACCGGCGCCGGGGTCCTCGTGCTGGGCGCGGCGTACCGGGGCGGCGTCAAGGAGACGGCGTTCTCCGGCGTCTTCCCGACGGTGGAGGCGCTGCGCCGGCGCGGCGCGGTCCCGTACGTCTCCGACCCCCTGTACACCGCCGGGGAGCTGGAGGCCCTGGGCCTGCCGCCCCACCGCGGCGAGTCGGTCACGGCCGCGATCGTGCAGTCCGACCACGCCGCCTACCGCGAACTCGGCGCGGACGACCTGCCGGGCGTCAAGGCCCTGGTCGACGGCCGCCGCGTCACCGACGCCACCCGCTGGCCCGGCGTGCACCGCGTCGTCATCGGCGCCCCCGACGCCCGGACCGGTTCGTAG
- a CDS encoding glycosyltransferase family 2 protein, whose product MPSDAAAGVPDVTVVVAVYNTMPYLTDCLNSLVGQSIGPGRMEVVAVDDGSTDGSGAELDRFAAEHPDVIRVLRQPNSGGPAAPSNRALDHATGRYVYFVGADDHLGPEALERMVAAADEWGSDVLVGKMEGVNGRAVRRPELFAENRPEIDLYDSVLPWVLSNCKLFRRELVERHKLRFHEHMRIGSDQPFTLEACVRARRISVLADYTCYYAVLRDDGGNITQGAVQVHTRLECAESLFGVVADLIEPGPKRDAILRRHARWELTMPTREGFLELDRAAQEDVAARVGSLVERYVTDEVLYTLPIVRRARLRLAQLGEVDLLCEAIRDGVAERPYLIALKDGRTYLAYQGFEDPRLGLPDDLFEITKGMRKRLSQEARTVAVRRDRDTVEITVRTPLTGPEAADPATARLALAPRGDGETLDLDEYTTREAREDGLHVTARIPGVLTAASGKARHVLRLIVRAAGETHDVAVPAAAPVVPDPRGELFWHRARPYRLAVAGDDRHGTIIETRPVRPAQAVAQRVRRVTSLGGR is encoded by the coding sequence GTGCCGTCTGACGCAGCCGCCGGGGTACCCGACGTCACCGTCGTGGTCGCGGTCTACAACACGATGCCGTACCTGACCGACTGCCTGAACTCGCTGGTCGGGCAGAGCATCGGCCCCGGCCGCATGGAGGTCGTCGCGGTCGACGACGGCTCCACCGACGGCAGCGGCGCCGAGCTGGACCGGTTCGCCGCGGAGCACCCGGACGTCATCAGGGTGCTGCGCCAGCCGAACTCCGGCGGCCCGGCCGCCCCGAGCAACCGGGCGCTGGACCACGCGACCGGCCGCTACGTCTACTTCGTCGGCGCCGACGACCACCTGGGCCCCGAGGCGCTGGAGCGCATGGTCGCGGCGGCCGACGAGTGGGGCTCCGACGTCCTCGTCGGGAAGATGGAGGGCGTCAACGGGCGGGCCGTCCGCCGCCCCGAGCTGTTCGCCGAGAACCGCCCCGAGATCGACCTGTACGACTCGGTGCTGCCGTGGGTGCTGTCGAACTGCAAGCTGTTCCGCCGCGAGCTGGTCGAGCGGCACAAGCTGCGCTTCCACGAGCACATGCGGATCGGCAGCGACCAGCCGTTCACCCTCGAGGCGTGCGTGCGCGCCCGCCGGATCTCCGTCCTCGCCGACTACACCTGCTACTACGCGGTGCTGCGCGACGACGGCGGCAACATCACGCAGGGCGCCGTCCAGGTCCACACCCGGCTCGAATGCGCGGAGAGCCTGTTCGGCGTCGTCGCCGACCTGATCGAACCCGGCCCGAAGCGGGACGCGATCCTCAGGCGGCACGCGCGCTGGGAGCTGACCATGCCGACGCGGGAAGGGTTCCTCGAACTCGACCGCGCGGCGCAGGAGGACGTCGCCGCCCGCGTCGGGAGCCTCGTCGAGCGGTACGTGACCGACGAGGTCCTCTATACGCTGCCCATCGTCCGCCGCGCCCGGCTCCGGCTGGCGCAGCTCGGCGAGGTCGACCTGCTGTGCGAGGCGATCCGGGACGGGGTCGCCGAGCGCCCCTACCTGATCGCGCTCAAGGACGGCCGCACCTACCTCGCCTACCAGGGCTTCGAGGACCCCCGCCTCGGGCTGCCGGACGACCTGTTCGAGATCACCAAGGGGATGCGCAAGCGGCTGTCCCAGGAGGCGCGGACGGTCGCCGTGCGGCGCGACCGCGACACGGTGGAGATCACCGTCCGGACCCCGCTCACCGGCCCCGAGGCCGCCGACCCCGCGACCGCCCGGCTCGCGCTCGCCCCCCGCGGCGACGGCGAGACCCTCGACCTCGACGAGTACACGACCCGCGAGGCGCGCGAGGACGGCCTGCACGTCACCGCCCGGATCCCGGGGGTGCTCACGGCGGCGTCCGGCAAGGCCCGGCACGTACTGAGGCTGATCGTCCGCGCCGCCGGGGAGACGCACGACGTCGCCGTGCCCGCGGCGGCGCCGGTCGTGCCCGACCCGCGCGGCGAGCTCTTCTGGCACCGCGCCAGGCCCTACCGGCTGGCGGTGGCCGGCGACGACCGGCACGGCACGATCATCGAGACACGTCCGGTACGTCCGGCCCAGGCCGTCGCCCAGCGGGTCCGGCGCGTGACGTCCCTTGGAGGTAGGTAG
- a CDS encoding Gfo/Idh/MocA family protein yields MSALRAGLVGLGVMGRNHARVLSGLPGVDLVGIVDPAGRPEGAPHGVPLMASLQELLDARVDYAVVACPTALHEEIGLALAEAGAGALIEKPLADSVEAAERLVTAFQSRGLVAGVGHIERYNPALQSMRSRLEAGELGEVFQVVTRRQGPFPHRIADVGVVKDLATHDIDLTGWVTGQDYVSISAHTVARSGRPHEDMVAAVGRLTDGSMVNHLVNWLSPLKERTTVVTGERGCFIADTLTADLTFYANGEVNTEWEALRAFRGVSEGDMIRYAIPKREPLLVEHERFRDAVLAGPGGSAPGDVVTLRQGLRTVEVSAAVLKSARLGETVTLLPGEVLGAV; encoded by the coding sequence GTGAGCGCGCTGCGCGCGGGCCTGGTCGGGCTCGGCGTGATGGGACGCAACCACGCCCGGGTCCTGTCCGGGCTGCCCGGCGTCGACCTCGTCGGGATCGTCGACCCGGCCGGGCGTCCCGAGGGCGCCCCGCACGGGGTGCCGCTCATGGCGTCCCTCCAGGAACTGCTGGACGCCCGCGTCGACTACGCCGTGGTCGCCTGCCCGACGGCGCTGCACGAGGAGATCGGGCTCGCGCTCGCCGAGGCCGGCGCGGGCGCGCTGATCGAGAAGCCGCTCGCCGACTCGGTGGAGGCCGCCGAGCGGCTGGTGACGGCGTTCCAGTCGCGCGGGCTCGTGGCCGGGGTCGGCCACATCGAGCGCTACAACCCGGCGCTGCAGAGCATGCGGAGCCGGCTGGAGGCGGGCGAGCTGGGCGAGGTGTTCCAGGTCGTCACGCGCCGCCAGGGCCCGTTCCCGCACCGGATCGCCGACGTCGGCGTCGTCAAGGACCTCGCGACCCACGACATCGACCTGACCGGGTGGGTCACCGGCCAGGACTACGTGTCGATCTCCGCGCACACCGTGGCGCGCAGCGGCCGCCCGCACGAGGACATGGTCGCCGCCGTCGGGCGGCTGACCGACGGCTCCATGGTCAACCACCTGGTGAACTGGCTGAGCCCGCTCAAGGAGCGCACCACCGTGGTCACCGGCGAGCGCGGCTGCTTCATCGCCGACACGCTCACCGCCGACCTCACGTTCTACGCCAACGGCGAGGTGAACACCGAGTGGGAGGCGCTGCGCGCGTTCCGCGGCGTCTCCGAGGGCGACATGATCCGGTACGCGATCCCGAAGCGCGAGCCGCTGCTGGTCGAGCACGAGCGCTTCCGCGACGCGGTCCTCGCCGGCCCCGGCGGATCGGCCCCGGGCGACGTCGTCACCCTGCGGCAGGGCCTGCGGACGGTCGAGGTGTCGGCCGCCGTCCTGAAGTCCGCCCGTCTCGGCGAGACGGTCACGCTGCTCCCAGGGGAGGTGCTCGGTGCCGTCTGA
- a CDS encoding DegT/DnrJ/EryC1/StrS family aminotransferase: MPVESERPVPAASPVIGEAEIEAAVRVLRSGRVVQGPEVAAFEEEFSALVAGRHCVAVNSGTSALHLSMMALGIGPGDEVIVPSFTFAATANVVRLVGAEPVFVDIERGSFCVDPDAVAAAVGPRTAAIMPVHLYGHPAAMDRVGAIAQRHGLAVVEDACQAHGAAHGGTPVGALGTIGCFSFYPTKNMHALEGGMITTADAETARTLRLLRNQGMEQRYANEIVGANVRLTDVAAAIGREQLKRLPGWTERRIGNARFLDGKITGAVVPPVAPGVRHVYHQYTVRVAGDRDAFQRRLEERKVGSAVYYPNPVHRLRPFLKDGAPDPRWDLPETERAATEVLSLPVHPSLADDELARVADAVNAAGAAS, encoded by the coding sequence ATGCCCGTGGAATCGGAAAGGCCCGTCCCCGCGGCGAGTCCCGTGATCGGGGAGGCCGAGATCGAGGCGGCCGTCCGCGTGCTCCGCAGCGGGCGGGTCGTGCAGGGCCCCGAGGTCGCCGCGTTCGAGGAGGAGTTCTCCGCGCTGGTGGCGGGCCGCCACTGCGTCGCCGTCAACTCCGGGACCTCGGCCCTGCACCTGAGCATGATGGCCCTCGGCATCGGCCCCGGCGACGAGGTGATCGTGCCCTCGTTCACGTTCGCGGCCACGGCCAACGTCGTCCGCCTCGTCGGCGCCGAGCCCGTCTTCGTCGACATCGAGCGCGGCTCGTTCTGCGTCGACCCGGACGCGGTCGCCGCGGCGGTCGGCCCCCGCACCGCCGCCATCATGCCGGTGCACCTGTACGGGCACCCGGCGGCGATGGACCGCGTCGGCGCGATCGCGCAGCGGCACGGCCTCGCCGTCGTCGAGGACGCCTGCCAGGCGCACGGCGCCGCCCACGGCGGCACCCCGGTGGGCGCCCTGGGCACGATCGGCTGCTTCAGCTTCTACCCGACCAAGAACATGCACGCCCTCGAGGGCGGCATGATCACCACGGCCGACGCGGAGACCGCCCGGACGCTGCGGCTGCTGCGCAACCAGGGCATGGAGCAGCGCTACGCCAACGAGATCGTCGGCGCCAACGTGCGGCTCACCGACGTCGCCGCGGCCATCGGTCGGGAGCAGCTCAAGCGGCTGCCCGGCTGGACCGAGCGCCGCATCGGCAACGCCCGGTTCCTGGACGGCAAGATCACCGGCGCGGTGGTGCCGCCGGTCGCGCCCGGCGTGCGGCACGTCTACCACCAGTACACCGTCCGCGTCGCCGGCGACCGGGACGCCTTCCAGCGGCGCCTCGAGGAGCGCAAGGTCGGCAGCGCCGTCTACTACCCGAACCCCGTCCACCGGCTCCGGCCGTTCCTGAAGGACGGCGCCCCCGACCCGCGCTGGGACCTGCCCGAGACCGAGCGCGCCGCGACCGAGGTGCTGTCGCTGCCGGTGCACCCGTCCCTCGCCGACGACGAGCTGGCGCGCGTGGCCGACGCGGTCAACGCCGCCGGGGCCGCGTCGTGA
- a CDS encoding glycosyltransferase, with translation MAADSSAGAGVAVVTPWYPNPLQEWAGSFVRSMVEATAPGCGDVTVYHTEAWLMRQPAEEVEAAREAHRRLLPVALHPAPDVAGSRLVRVPVPTVPDYTFAELAVQHARWLREALGGEPIPAPVVHAHVGLRGGWTALENARPDARVFVTEHASFLDKVLEQPDSREMYERVLERCTGFLVVTDVLRDTLAEAFPALAHKIEMISNPISFGEPRERPVTELRRWLYVGTLVERKGVGWLLEAFAECLAEDSGLTLTIAGPGVLAQQLKERAAELGVEGAVSFTGAVAPDEAARLMREHDLLVHPARWETFGVTIIEAVAAGLPVLVTRCGGPERTLAGIETAAGEMIDVEENSGSIVAGYRRLRDRFPDGLDLAKAREILDGRFGYRTVAEAHHRHWFPEARADGAAAGADGGPEAENDGAANGGEEA, from the coding sequence ATGGCGGCGGACAGCAGCGCCGGCGCCGGCGTGGCGGTCGTCACGCCCTGGTATCCGAACCCGTTGCAGGAGTGGGCCGGATCCTTCGTCCGGTCGATGGTCGAGGCGACGGCCCCGGGATGCGGCGACGTCACCGTCTACCACACCGAGGCGTGGCTGATGCGGCAGCCGGCGGAGGAGGTCGAGGCGGCGCGCGAGGCGCACCGCCGCCTCCTGCCGGTCGCGCTGCACCCCGCGCCCGACGTCGCGGGCTCGCGGCTGGTGCGCGTCCCGGTGCCGACGGTCCCGGACTACACCTTCGCCGAGCTCGCGGTGCAGCACGCCAGGTGGCTGCGCGAGGCGCTGGGCGGCGAGCCGATCCCGGCGCCCGTCGTCCACGCACACGTGGGGCTGCGCGGCGGCTGGACGGCACTGGAGAACGCCCGCCCGGACGCGCGGGTGTTCGTCACCGAGCACGCGTCCTTCCTGGACAAGGTCCTGGAGCAGCCCGACTCGCGGGAGATGTACGAGCGGGTCCTGGAGCGCTGCACCGGCTTCCTCGTGGTCACCGACGTGCTGCGGGACACGCTCGCCGAGGCGTTCCCGGCGCTCGCCCACAAGATCGAGATGATCTCCAACCCGATCTCGTTCGGGGAGCCGCGCGAGCGTCCCGTCACCGAGTTGCGGCGCTGGCTCTACGTCGGCACCCTCGTCGAGCGCAAGGGCGTCGGCTGGCTGCTGGAGGCGTTCGCCGAGTGCCTCGCCGAGGACTCCGGGCTGACGCTGACCATCGCCGGGCCGGGCGTGCTGGCCCAGCAGCTCAAGGAGCGCGCGGCGGAGCTCGGCGTCGAGGGCGCGGTGTCGTTCACCGGCGCGGTCGCCCCCGACGAGGCGGCGCGGCTCATGCGGGAGCACGACCTGCTCGTCCACCCCGCCCGGTGGGAGACCTTCGGCGTGACGATCATCGAGGCGGTGGCGGCGGGCCTGCCGGTGCTCGTCACCCGCTGCGGCGGCCCCGAACGCACCCTGGCCGGCATAGAAACCGCCGCGGGGGAAATGATCGACGTCGAGGAGAACTCGGGCTCGATCGTCGCGGGCTACCGCCGCCTGCGGGACCGCTTCCCGGACGGCCTCGACCTGGCGAAGGCCCGCGAGATCCTGGACGGGCGATTCGGATACCGCACGGTGGCCGAGGCGCACCACCGGCACTGGTTCCCGGAGGCCCGAGCGGACGGCGCGGCCGCCGGAGCGGACGGCGGGCCCGAAGCGGAGAACGACGGTGCCGCGAACGGGGGAGAAGAAGCGTGA
- a CDS encoding AAA family ATPase, with protein MSMPDGPRLARFIDTMIELGITGQVFGEHGIGKTSTFFHHVRRREGTALVYVPAANLTPDDLLVNAPVRQDGELVLRQLIMGQLKPGKPFVLLIDDSLQAGATIQSQLMQIACNWTLGEHDLRALGCVGVFLTDNETLTETAALRTDPAVLDRMATLRVTAADTAWRAALSRRFRGVDLTGVFRVWASLPAELRRLLSPRTLEHVLDCALAGFPLAWGLPLVDGRRLPLAASDKKRGADQAPEILGRIAAELRRAGADVPNPAHVPDAVRRVVRAAIERRWAVLVQGPPGCGKTEVVKEVVRDELGAEPLYFSLPVTNVEDLCAPVPALDGTLDNLLSGPFLEPGDKAIVWDEYNRPKDKATFARLMEVTQEWSLAGRRIKDLRAQIALQNPPYYLGRKLLVSRNTIAQASRFTVSLEIEPDDIPANEWLISRYGGVAETVLEWWKNDIDDEGRQWMTKRTLERLIRLHGTGLPLDVGKMYLGDGDYAPVSLTALEARLARREVTGLRELAADLDVWVERLRAAGDEGSDATDIVHRVLANAELSQLRRHEEAAARLAPLLPPKLKATYLFGADPERQRFWTGVFMGGLQGG; from the coding sequence ATGAGCATGCCGGACGGGCCGCGGCTGGCCCGCTTCATCGACACGATGATCGAGCTGGGGATCACCGGGCAGGTCTTCGGCGAGCACGGCATCGGCAAGACCTCCACGTTCTTCCACCACGTCAGGCGCCGCGAGGGCACCGCGCTCGTCTACGTCCCCGCGGCGAACCTCACGCCGGACGACCTGCTGGTCAACGCGCCCGTCCGGCAGGACGGGGAACTGGTGCTGCGGCAGCTCATCATGGGGCAGCTCAAGCCGGGCAAGCCGTTCGTGCTGCTCATCGACGACTCGCTCCAGGCGGGCGCGACGATCCAGTCGCAGCTCATGCAGATCGCCTGCAACTGGACGCTCGGCGAGCACGACCTGCGCGCGCTCGGCTGCGTCGGGGTGTTCCTGACCGACAACGAGACGCTCACCGAGACCGCCGCGCTGCGCACGGACCCGGCCGTCCTGGACCGGATGGCGACGCTGCGGGTCACCGCAGCCGACACCGCCTGGCGGGCCGCGCTGTCGCGCAGGTTCCGCGGCGTCGACCTCACCGGCGTGTTCCGGGTGTGGGCGTCGCTGCCCGCCGAGCTGCGCAGGCTGCTGTCGCCGCGCACGCTGGAGCACGTCCTCGACTGCGCGCTCGCCGGGTTCCCGCTCGCCTGGGGCCTGCCCCTCGTGGACGGACGCCGTCTGCCGCTCGCCGCCTCGGACAAGAAGCGGGGAGCCGACCAGGCCCCCGAGATCCTCGGCCGCATCGCCGCCGAACTGCGCCGCGCCGGGGCCGACGTCCCGAACCCTGCGCACGTGCCGGACGCCGTCCGCCGGGTCGTCCGCGCGGCGATCGAGCGGCGCTGGGCCGTGCTCGTCCAGGGACCGCCCGGCTGCGGCAAGACGGAGGTGGTGAAGGAGGTCGTCCGGGACGAACTCGGCGCGGAGCCGCTCTACTTCTCTCTGCCCGTCACCAACGTGGAGGACTTGTGCGCGCCCGTCCCGGCTCTGGACGGAACCCTCGACAACCTTTTGTCGGGCCCGTTCCTGGAGCCGGGCGACAAGGCCATCGTCTGGGACGAGTACAACCGTCCCAAGGACAAGGCCACCTTCGCCCGCCTCATGGAGGTCACGCAGGAGTGGTCCCTGGCCGGACGGCGCATCAAGGATCTCCGTGCGCAGATCGCCTTGCAGAATCCTCCGTACTACCTGGGCCGCAAGCTGCTGGTGTCACGCAACACCATCGCGCAGGCGTCCCGCTTCACGGTCTCGCTGGAAATCGAGCCAGATGACATTCCGGCGAACGAATGGCTTATTTCCCGTTACGGCGGGGTGGCGGAAACCGTCCTTGAGTGGTGGAAGAACGACATCGACGACGAGGGGCGGCAGTGGATGACCAAACGCACCCTGGAGCGCCTCATCCGCCTGCACGGCACCGGGCTGCCCCTGGACGTCGGCAAGATGTACCTGGGCGACGGCGACTACGCGCCGGTCTCGCTCACCGCCCTCGAGGCGCGGCTGGCCCGCCGGGAGGTGACCGGCCTGCGCGAACTTGCCGCCGACCTGGACGTCTGGGTGGAGCGGCTCCGCGCGGCCGGGGACGAGGGCTCGGACGCGACCGACATCGTGCACCGCGTCCTCGCCAACGCCGAGCTGTCGCAGCTCCGCCGGCACGAGGAGGCGGCCGCCCGGCTGGCGCCGCTGCTGCCGCCCAAGCTGAAGGCCACGTACCTGTTCGGAGCCGATCCGGAGCGGCAGCGGTTTTGGACGGGCGTCTTCATGGGAGGTCTCCAGGGGGGATAG